One part of the [Synechococcus] sp. NIES-970 genome encodes these proteins:
- a CDS encoding putative permease yields the protein MSQLHSAFTLFVSLLVEAMPFLMLGVILSSVLLVWVDERQLIQRFPKNPLLGAFMGSCIGFLFPVCECGNVPVARRFMLQGLPTSVAVGFLLSAPALNPVVIWSTWIAFRGQPEIVLYRMLGSLAIATIVGTVFSIQSDPKVLLQPKLAQRLKFVQSVNQNQTAVASVSPLLQSGTFFLGGQQAAPLEAVAAAQMVAAAPVPDQRFRDRLDALITNITVELRELGAVLIFGSAIAALIQVFVPREVVLSLGQGTVTSIVAMMLLAAIVSICSTVDSFFALSFASTFTTGSLLAFLIFGPMIDIKAIGLMLSIFKPRFILYLFLLAGQLTFLFALGYSYFL from the coding sequence ATGAGTCAACTACACAGTGCCTTTACCCTCTTTGTCAGCCTACTGGTGGAGGCAATGCCCTTTTTGATGCTGGGGGTCATTCTATCGAGTGTTTTGTTGGTCTGGGTTGATGAGCGTCAATTGATCCAGCGTTTTCCAAAAAACCCTTTATTGGGTGCTTTTATGGGCAGTTGCATCGGGTTTTTATTTCCGGTGTGTGAATGTGGTAACGTGCCCGTGGCTAGGCGATTTATGCTCCAGGGTCTCCCGACTTCCGTGGCAGTTGGCTTTTTGTTGTCAGCGCCGGCCCTAAATCCCGTGGTGATTTGGTCTACTTGGATCGCCTTCCGGGGCCAGCCAGAAATCGTGCTTTATCGGATGCTGGGTTCCTTGGCGATCGCCACCATCGTCGGTACTGTGTTTAGCATCCAATCTGACCCCAAGGTTCTACTACAACCAAAACTGGCCCAAAGACTCAAGTTTGTTCAATCCGTGAACCAAAACCAAACTGCGGTCGCCAGTGTGAGCCCCCTACTCCAATCGGGGACTTTTTTTCTGGGGGGCCAACAAGCAGCCCCTTTAGAAGCTGTGGCCGCCGCCCAGATGGTGGCAGCGGCTCCGGTGCCAGACCAGCGCTTCCGTGACCGCCTTGATGCTTTGATTACGAATATTACGGTGGAGTTGCGGGAGCTGGGGGCAGTCTTGATTTTTGGCAGTGCGATCGCCGCCCTCATTCAAGTTTTCGTCCCCCGAGAAGTGGTGCTGAGCCTGGGTCAAGGGACCGTCACTTCCATCGTGGCCATGATGTTGCTGGCGGCGATCGTTTCTATCTGTTCCACCGTAGATTCATTTTTCGCCCTGTCTTTTGCTTCCACTTTCACCACGGGTTCCCTGCTGGCTTTTTTGATCTTTGGGCCGATGATCGATATCAAGGCGATCGGCTTGATGCTTTCGATTTTCAAGCCCCGTTTTATCCTTTATCTGTTTCTCCTGGCGGGACAACTCACCTTTCTTTTTGCCCTTGGCTATAGCTATTTTCTGTGA
- a CDS encoding two-component hybrid sensor and regulator translates to MTTVLVIEDELSVLGILRDMLTVEGFDVITATNGQIGLETALKQLPDLIICDVNLPLLDGYGVLQKLHDNPTTTTIPFIFLSARASRSAQRQGMDLGADDYIPKPFTREELLSAIQGRLNRRKGLAQHSAQQLEQLRRSLTMALPHELRTPLQGIMTSAELLGEFWETLDRQEIREISDSIRISASRLHDLIQKFLLYTKLDLATHDPEEFHRWYGQVTERSDHLIRTLAQQIAHRYQRDGDLKLELCPAHVLVSEKWLATLIKEIIDNAFKFSEHLAECQSSVLVKSRINGEVWQLAVKDRGRGMTPEQVRTMGAYMQFDRQQYEQQGTGLGLAIAERIAKIYNGTVTIKSNVGLGTTVIITFPTRKAEQISLKSRLS, encoded by the coding sequence GTGACAACTGTTTTAGTCATTGAAGATGAGCTTAGTGTTCTAGGCATCCTGCGAGATATGCTGACCGTTGAGGGCTTTGATGTCATTACGGCCACCAATGGTCAAATTGGCCTCGAAACCGCCTTGAAGCAACTTCCAGATCTGATCATCTGCGATGTCAATCTCCCCCTTTTAGATGGTTACGGAGTTCTCCAAAAACTCCATGACAATCCAACCACCACGACCATTCCCTTTATTTTTCTTTCGGCACGTGCCTCCCGATCTGCCCAACGGCAGGGGATGGATTTGGGGGCCGACGACTATATTCCCAAACCATTTACCCGCGAGGAGCTCCTCAGTGCCATCCAGGGGCGCTTGAACCGTCGCAAAGGGCTGGCGCAACATTCGGCTCAACAGCTAGAACAGTTGCGGCGGAGTTTGACCATGGCTCTACCCCATGAGCTACGCACGCCCCTCCAAGGGATTATGACGTCTGCCGAACTTCTGGGAGAGTTTTGGGAAACTTTAGATCGGCAAGAAATTCGAGAAATCAGTGACAGTATCCGAATTTCTGCCAGTCGCCTCCATGATTTGATCCAAAAATTTTTGTTGTATACAAAACTCGATCTGGCCACCCATGACCCGGAAGAGTTTCACCGTTGGTATGGTCAGGTAACGGAAAGGAGTGATCATTTGATTCGCACCCTTGCTCAACAAATTGCCCATCGTTATCAACGCGATGGTGACCTCAAATTGGAGTTGTGTCCAGCTCATGTATTAGTGTCAGAGAAGTGGCTGGCGACTCTCATTAAGGAAATTATTGATAACGCGTTTAAGTTTTCTGAGCATTTGGCCGAATGTCAGAGTTCTGTTTTAGTCAAAAGTCGTATCAATGGAGAGGTTTGGCAATTAGCGGTCAAGGACCGGGGCCGGGGGATGACGCCGGAGCAGGTACGCACCATGGGCGCTTATATGCAGTTCGATCGCCAGCAATATGAGCAGCAGGGTACGGGCCTGGGGTTGGCGATCGCCGAGCGAATCGCAAAAATCTATAATGGGACGGTGACGATTAAGAGTAATGTAGGGTTAGGAACTACGGTAATCATCACGTTTCCGACGCGTAAAGCGGAACAAATTTCCCTAAAAAGCCGCCTCAGTTAG